The genomic segment GAAAGGACGGGGGTGGTTTCCCTCAAACTGGCTCAGGAATTGGGCCTTGTGGGGGTGGTGGCGAGATCGAGCGGCTGCGACCGGGATGTCCGTCGAGACCATCCCTTCGGAGGGTACAAATCCGAATCGGTCCCGGTGGCACTGCGGACGCAAGGAGACGTGATGGCGAGAGCGGTCGTTCGTTGGTTGGAAACGAAGAACTCGCTCCGCTTGCTTTTTACGCTGATTTCGAACCTTCCCTCCGGGCCGCTGTCGGAAAGAGAGGGAAGCCCCGGCAAGAACCTCGCCGTCGTCTCGATGGTGGAAGGCTGGAGGGGGGAGATCGTCCATGTGGCTGCGACCGATTCTGAAGGTGAGCTTCGAGTGTATAAAGTCGTCGACCCCTCTTTCCATAATTGGTTCGGTTTGGCGATGGTGCTCCGAGGGAATGAAATCTCCGATTTTCCCCTCTGCAACAAGAGCTTCAATCTCTCCTATGCGGGGC from the Bdellovibrionota bacterium genome contains:
- a CDS encoding hydrogenase, whose protein sequence is ERTGVVSLKLAQELGLVGVVARSSGCDRDVRRDHPFGGYKSESVPVALRTQGDVMARAVVRWLETKNSLRLLFTLISNLPSGPLSEREGSPGKNLAVVSMVEGWRGEIVHVAATDSEGELRVYKVVDPSFHNWFGLAMVLRGNEISDFPLCNKSFNLSYAGHDL